A genomic window from Synechococcus sp. CBW1107 includes:
- a CDS encoding cupin domain-containing protein, with the protein MALTRRVELVPLERTAAGNALFSQAQPSDETLIADLAPHQPVSLFCHRRQTDQLILLRGSLELVVLEDGRLRRIPLREDEPMLVRIPPGVPHGAVNSSRRYATVVNAVLRHGPPDPRDYRPRPLPHALREQWRDLMGEPAPAGPPLPAGAGDRPSHNAPGRG; encoded by the coding sequence ATGGCCCTCACACGACGCGTCGAACTGGTGCCGCTGGAGCGCACCGCCGCAGGCAATGCCCTCTTCAGCCAGGCCCAGCCCAGCGACGAAACCCTGATCGCCGATCTCGCCCCCCATCAGCCCGTCTCGCTCTTCTGCCACCGCCGCCAGACCGATCAGCTGATCCTGCTGCGCGGCTCCCTCGAGCTGGTGGTGCTGGAGGACGGCCGGCTCCGGCGCATTCCCCTGCGGGAAGACGAACCGATGCTGGTGCGCATCCCCCCGGGCGTTCCCCACGGGGCGGTCAACAGCAGCCGCCGGTACGCCACGGTGGTGAATGCCGTGCTGCGCCACGGCCCTCCCGACCCGCGCGACTACAGGCCGCGACCCCTGCCCCATGCCTTGCGGGAGCAGTGGCGGGACCTCATGGGCGAGCCCGCGCCAGCAGGTCCTCCGCTGCCGGCAGGCGCAGGCGATCGGCCCAGCCACAACGCTCCAGGCCGCGGATGA